A single genomic interval of Pangasianodon hypophthalmus isolate fPanHyp1 chromosome 8, fPanHyp1.pri, whole genome shotgun sequence harbors:
- the parapinopsina gene encoding parapinopsin a — protein MASIHLSNFSEADTMHQGSVNDHIMPRIGYTILAIIMALFSTCGIILNMVVIIVTMRYKQLRQPLNYALVNLAVADLGCAVFGGLLTAVTNAMGYFSLGRIGCVLEGFAVAFFGIAGLCSVAVIAVDRYMVVCRPLGTVMFQTKHALAGVVLSWVWSLIWNTPPLFGWGSYELEGVMTSCAPNWYSRDPVNVSYILCYFMLCFALPFATIIFSYMHLLYTLRQVAKLQVAECGSTAKAEVQVARMVVVMVMAFLLTWLPYAAVALIVIIDSNIYINPVIATIPAYLAKSSNVFNPIIYIFMNRQFRDYALPYLFCGKNPWASKEEGESGINTLITTVSKSSSVSPL, from the exons atggcatccattcatctatccaaCTTTTCAGAGGCTGACACAATGCATCAAGGCTCAGTAAATGATCACATCATGCCAAGAATAGGCTACACAATCTTGGCAATCATTATGGCTTTGTTCTCTACTTGTGGCATCATCTTGAATATGGTGGTGATTATTGTGACAATGAGGTACAAACAACTGCGTCAGCCACTAAACTATGCTCTGGTTAATCTAGCAGTGGCTGATCTTGGTTGCGCTGTGTTTGGGGGGCTACTCACGGCAGTCACCAATGCCATGGGCTACTTCAGTCTTGGCAGGATAGGATGTGTTTTGGAAGGCTTTGCTGTTGCCTTCTTTG GTATTGCTGGTTTGTGCTCAGTTGCGGTTATCGCTGTTGACCGCTACATGGTGGTATGCAGACCACTGGGCACAGTGATGTTCCAAACCAAACATGCCCTGGCAGGTGTGGTCTTATCCTGGGTCTGGTCTCTCATTTGGAACACGCCACCACTGTTTGGATGGGGCAGTTACGAACTGGAAGGGGTGATGACCTCCTGTGCCCCCAACTGGTATAGCAGAGACCCAGTCAATGTCTCCTACATCCTGTGCTACTTCATGCTCTGTTTTGCTCTGCCTTTTGCCACCATTATCTTCTCTTACATGCACCTCCTTTATACCTTACGACAG GTGGCTAAGCTGCAAGTGGCAGAATGTGGAAGCACGGCCAAGGCTGAGGTTCAGGTGGCCCGTATGGTGGTCGTCATGGTCATGGCCTTTTTGCTTACATGGCTGCCATATGCAGCCGTTGCCCTGATTGTGATAATTGATTCCAACATCTACATCAACCCAGTGATTGCCACAATACCAGCCTACCTGGCCAAGAGCAGCAATGTCTTCAACCCcatcatttatatattcatgaaCAGACAG TTCAGGGACTATGCTTTGCCTTATCTCTTCTGTGGAAAAAACCCTTGGGCATCCAAAGAAGAAGGAGAATCAGGCATCAATACGTTAATTACTACAGTCAGCAAGAGCAGCTCAGTGTCACCATTATAA
- the LOC113533337 gene encoding ATP-sensitive inward rectifier potassium channel 1 encodes MTRSLQQLFRDYLEKWHIYKNRLVAKDGHCNIEYGNVGYSSRFAYVQDLWTTFVEIRWRYIILLFVASFTLSWFIFGLIWYWIAHDNGDLWWQNPPSDHKPCIYNVFGLTSAFLYSLETQTTIGYGLRVLSPYCPGAVTIIIIQSIIGLLINCFWCGLVMAKIALPKKRAKTITFSKMAVICPKNAALCLQIRVANLRKTLMIGSQLYGKLLRTTVTPEGETIILDQVNIDFMVDAGKDNLFFICPLTLYHVIDKTSPFFKFASDTMLQQEFELVVFLDGTDESTSSSCQVRTSYIPQEIKWGYKFLPIISRSKEGKYCVDFSNFDRVEPVPTPHCAHCFYDDQSHHHSPKNGIDNQSFEVIEIIDQVSANEM; translated from the coding sequence ATGACACGCTCCTTGCAACAGTTGTTCAGAGACTACCTAGAAAAGTGGCACATTTACAAAAACCGTCTGGTAGCCAAAGACGGACACTGCAACATTGAATATGGCAACGTGGGGTACAGCAGTCGTTTTGCATATGTGCAGGACCTCTGGACCACCTTTGTGGAGATCCGCTGGcgttacattattttattatttgtggcCTCCTTCACTCTTAGCTGGTTCATTTTTGGACTTATTTGGTACTGGATTGCTCATGATAATGGTGATCTTTGGTGGCAAAATCCACCTTCAGACCACAAGCCATGCATATATAATGTGTTTGGCCTCACATCTGCCTTCCTCTACTCACTCGAAACACAGACGACTATTGGTTACGGTCTGCGAGTGCTCAGTCCATACTGCCCTGGTGCTGTCACCATAATTATTATCCAGTCCATCATTGGTTTACTGATTAACTGCTTCTGGTGTGGACTGGTTATGGCCAAAATCGCTTTACCCAAGAAAAGAGCCAAGACCATTACCTTTAGTAAAATGGCAGTCATTTGTCCCAAAAATGCTGCCCTCTGTTTGCAGATAAGAGTGGCCAACTTGCGTAAAACCTTAATGATTGGAAGCCAGCTATATGGCAAGCTGCTTAGGACAACGGTCACTCCAGAAGGTGAGACCATCATTCTGGACCAAGTCAATATTGATTTTATGGTCGATGCTGGAAAAGACAACCTCTTCTTCATTTGTCCGTTGACCTTGTATCATGTAATTGACAAGACAAGTCCATTTTTTAAGTTTGCTTCGGACACAATGCTTCAACAGGAGTTTGAGCTGGTGGTGTTTCTCGATGGCACAGATGAGTCCACCAGCTCCTCCTGCCAAGTCCGGACATCCTACATCCCTCAGGAGATTAAGTGGGGTTACAAGTTCCTCCCTATCATCTCCCGCAGTAAAGAAGGGAAATATTGTGTGGACTTTTCCAATTTTGACAGAGTGGAACCAGTTCCAACTCCACACTGTGCTCACTGCTTCTACGATGACCAAAGCCATCATCACAGTCCCAAAAATGGCATTGATAACCAGAGTTTTGAAGTGATAGAAATTATTGATCAAGTCAGTGCTAATGAAATGTAA